In the genome of Arabidopsis thaliana chromosome 4, partial sequence, the window CGTGTATAATTAAGTTCATCCGGATTATGTTAATTCTATGTTATTTGGTAATCTTTGtctaaaaataaagaaataaaaatgattaaatgtGTAACCTCTTTAAAGTTAACAATCAATAAATCATATGAACTTGGCATGTTCAAAATCTGGTAAATACGAAAGTCAAAAAGGTCTTATAATTGCTCCAGTCTGTTATCAACAGTACCATCAACTTCTGGacttctattttcttattgcCAAACCGATGTCTCGCTGACCTTGAACAGTTGTGTTGTGCTTTTTGGTGGAATGGTACTGCCTCAACTGCTCGTGGCGCTATAGTTGCTTGGGAAGTTGTTTGCTCCCCTAAATCTTCTGGTGGGCTTGGGCTGAAAAGATTAGCTGATTGGAATcagttttttggtttgaagcTGATTTGGCTACTTTTTTCTCAAGACGGATCTTTGTGGGTGTCGTGGTGTAAAACACACTTCATCCGTGGTAGATGCTTTTGGAATGCTGATTTCAGAGCCACTGGCAGCTGGATTTGGCGTAGTCTCGCAAAGCTCCATTCTCTTGCTCGCCCTTTTGTGTTCTGTGAAATTGTTTCCGGTCGTGACGCTCTTTTCTGGCACGATAACTGGACTGATTTAGGTCCTTTAATAGATGTTGTTGGTGTGGCAGGTCCTCGAGTTACGAGCATTGCCTCGTTGTGTCTCGTTTGCGATGCCTCCTCAGATGGATTTTGGTCCATCCCGCAAGGGCGACATCCTCTTACTCAACTTTTAAGGACTTGTCTTATCTCTTACAATCCTCCTCCTTTTGATGTTGGGAATGATATCTTCAGTTGGAAGACCTCAAGAAATCAAAgtcttgattttttctcttctcctaaGACTTGGCGTCATCTTCACCCTGCTGGACCAGCTGTTTCTTGGCATTCTCAGGTTTGGTTCAGGGAAAAAATCCCAAACCATGCTTTCTTGACTTGGCTAACTGTTCAAAATCGACTTACCACTAGAGACAGGTTAAGGCAGTAGAGTATACCAGCTCCTGCTTCTTGTCTGCTATGCTTATCTGGTGAGGAGTCTAGGGaccatctcttcttccaaTGCAACTACTCCAAATCTCTCTGCCTTGACCTCTTCGCCGCTTTCATTCCAATCCCGTTTTCAAGCTTCGACAACATGCTCAACTGGATTAAGTCTCCTACCACAAATAGAAGACTAAATGCGATTTGTATGCTTCTCTTTCAAGCCTTGATCTATTATATTTGGGCTGAACGCAACTCAAGATTACACTCCTCTTCCTTTCGATCTGAAACTCATTTGAAGAAAGATATTCAGCTCCTAATTCGTCGCAGACTGGCGAGTCTTGATAACAAGGTCACAACTCTTCCGTCAAATGATCATGTGACTTATCTTTCACTATGGTTCACAAATTTTCAGTAATTTCTAATCTCcggtttctttctttcaacttATGTATTCTAATCTGGAAATATTGTCTCCTATGTAACCTTTGCtcttttacaatatatatttaaaaaaaaaaaaaaaaaaaaaaaaaaaagaaaaaggtctTATAAGCTCATattgtaatataaatttataatagatatatatatatatatataagccgCAATAGAAGCAACAATCCGTCGTAGTCTAGCTGGTTAGGATACTCGGCTCTCACCCGAGAGACCCGGGTTCGAGTCCCGGCGacggagttttttttttcttttttctgaaaCGAGCTAAAAAACTATTTCTCAGCTGTAATTTCCTTGCATTGTCACGTTTACTACTATATGATTCAATTAGTTTTTTAACGAAGCTTCATTACATAGACAATTTGAGGCCTAGGAGGGAGAAGATGTGAGCGGAGTGGCACATGATCAGGATTGTGGTAGATGAGTGATCAATAAAGTTAGTGAGGATTGATTAAAAACTGAATTGggcaacaaaaatatttcataagttttgtttatcCTATAGTGTTTCCTCTAGGGGTAGTTAGGTGAGGAGATGAAATTTTTTGTCATAGAGtaagattatttttgttgtcatgTGTTGATTGACTACATTGAATCCAAatgtttatatacatatattggTGTTCAATTTGCAGGTACATTTTTAGAAAAGCCTAAATTGcttaaatgtgttttttttttatgtgtaattttttgtttttttttttgttttgtttaatgtttaggtTTGTTGATTATTACAAGGGAAAATGCAAGATGGAGTTTAAAGCggcatgtttctttttttacaaaatgaagaacataatcttctctcatctttttttttgttttgttttttaaatttgaggCACCTCTCTATATTCTTATACATCCATTTATTTCCATTGGTGTCAGCTGATTCCCACATTTTCATGTTGGAAGGggaaaaataacatataaaagaaCACTTGATTGCTAGAATTTAGAgatgacgaaaaaaaaaacaagtgaagATCAATGAGTGGAGGTAACCTTTAGATTTCTTCTTATGCTTTGTCACAACATGttctcttttaatttatactaCCCGAAAGCATTTAAAACTGACTAGGAGCAATGCATATAATCATGCCAAGAGCCAGAAGTTCTTATGTGTCTTTGTGTTTAAAACATATCCTCCATTTTGACCTTTCTTCGTTACACCAACACAAGTGCATTTGCTGTTCTCGATTAAATATTCCGCTGTGTCTACTCCTTTGGAACCTCTTAGTGACCCTCCAGGCCTCCTAGTTCTGTCAAATCCAAACCATCCAAAAATGTAAAGAGACCAACactagtatataaaaaaacattcattgCCAATTGGTTTAACGAGTTATGAGAACACATACCCTAGAAGGGAGGATGAGATAGTCCGGCGTTGGCCTATGATTATAACATCAACGCCAAGCTTGTCACCATGAAGAAGAATCGCTGTAGCTTTGACGCCATCTATAGCTATACACTCGGTGTGTACACGCACCTTTGGCTGAGCGATTTCACATATTCGTTTCATTTGTTCCAAGAAGTTACCATCTCCTTGACCAAT includes:
- a CDS encoding Adenine nucleotide alpha hydrolases-like superfamily protein (Adenine nucleotide alpha hydrolases-like superfamily protein; BEST Arabidopsis thaliana protein match is: Adenine nucleotide alpha hydrolases-like superfamily protein (TAIR:AT2G03720.1); Has 132 Blast hits to 132 proteins in 13 species: Archae - 0; Bacteria - 0; Metazoa - 0; Fungi - 0; Plants - 132; Viruses - 0; Other Eukaryotes - 0 (source: NCBI BLink).), which produces MEEGRRGSSSTPQSRKIMVIADPTRESAAALQYALSHAVLEQDELILVHIENSGGSWKNAFSSFLRLPSSISSSSSGSSPASNGTTTASNAAANALASEIGQGDGNFLEQMKRICEIAQPKVRVHTECIAIDGVKATAILLHGDKLGVDVIIIGQRRTISSSLLGTRRPGGSLRGSKGVDTAEYLIENSKCTCVGVTKKGQNGGYVLNTKTHKNFWLLA